In Vicia villosa cultivar HV-30 ecotype Madison, WI linkage group LG7, Vvil1.0, whole genome shotgun sequence, the DNA window AACACCGCAACCACAACCACACGGTTAACCTAACCTTCTTTCTTCGCATTGAAGTTCCAACCATCCTCACTGATCAATTCCTTAACAACTTGTTTAATAGAGATTTTCTTTCCGTGTCCTACCACCTGCGGCGCAAACCATTTAGTCAGAAAAATCAGGAATCGATTGATGCGCTAAAATAATTATCTAAGGCAATACATGTTTTACTGTCTTTGCATTCATGATATCTAAGGCTACAAAGAAAATAGGTATCAAATAAATCATTTTTCAGAATGAAGAAAAAGGCGCAAAACAGATAACATGACACTTGGATTCAATGGTTACATTGTCATCACTAATCGTAAGAGAAAGAAACATTGTCAACAAGGCAATGAATACCTGTAGCCGTGTCTTGATTGTATCCAGAGGAGTTGTAATGCACGATGCAGTTGCACCAGCAATGACACCCCCTCCTGCCTGAACTAAAACAATCTTTGGCATACTAGGAGTAGCTTCCTCAGATTTGACATCATCTTCCAAGAATCTGTCAAAGCAACCAGCGCACATGATTATTTTCCTTAATATTGATGGGTTGGTTAATTATGCTGAAATAAAATCTTTGTATGCATGTGATGAAGTGAAATTTTAGTGCTCTGTTAATGATAAAATCAACCATTTAAAAAGATTCAACTCAGGCAAAACTGGTTCAAGCTCTTGATaagttttctcttttttttccccCAACTTTCCTCAGTTCAACACAGATACAAATTCATGAATGAATATCAAAACAGTGTAACTATATCCTTTGAGGATGAATAATAATACATAACATGATCTGGGGCCTGGCTAAACTTCATAACTTGTATCATATTTTTGGCTGTTTTGGAACTATGCTATAATGAGATTTACATATATCATGCATAATACAATTTACATATATCCTGAATATCATTATCATGCACATTACTTGATTAACCTTAGTGGTTAATGGAGTACAAATACAACACCTCGTGACAAATGCTGAGATATACTATTTGCAATCTTCTAGTAACAGAATAAATATCAAGGAGGGTTTATAACTGGCAAGTGAGGTGTGAGTGTGGAGCACAGGATGATGATGGTGAGAGAATGGTTTCTTGTGATATTTGTGAGGTGTGGCAGCATACAAGATGTTGTGGAATAAATGATACTGGACTTTGGCATATTTTatcatgtttctttttttttaattaattaaatggttattttaTTGCCACCTAAGCCAATAggtcaaagcccagtcagcatctggagtaaaagggtgtggtaaaAGTTGATTAAAACTTTTATAAGGGTGTCTTTGTAAAAAAATAACTTCAAGGGGGCAAAACTGAATCTCGCTCTAATGGCAAGGGGGTGTCGTATATTTAACCCATGAATTTAATAATGGTAAAATTTTCTGGGACCGAATTATAAGCCATATTGCAATGTTAGAAGATTTGGTAAAGGATATAATATCGATTATGCAGATAAGCGAAAATTGTTATTTGTAACACAACGAAGTGTTAGAGCAATGGTGGTCTAACCAAGACAAAGTGTGTTTGGTTAATGGATGCCTTGCAGTCCCAGTGTAAGATATAATAGATGTAGATTCTGAAGTAATTGGTGACTGAGTAGATCACAGTGGCACATCGAAAGATGTAGGTTTTATAGGAGGGTTAAGGACGGAACCAAGTTGTCGATTGAATCGTAGTGGTTGTCATTCAAGTGTTGAAATAATATCATGTGAAAGATGGTAACAGAGGAATTCTTAGACCATGAATGATTTGATAAATTTTGAAGAAAGTTTTAAAGCTCATGTGTGTTGGGAGAGTTGTCCAAATAAATAGAGAACACTTTAGAATCTAGTGGAAGTGTTACAGTCGAGCGAGGTCGCGACTAGATAGAATAAAGATGCGAGAAGTGTAAAAACACTTTTGCTCGGAAAAAATTTTAAGGACAAATTTCAATTTAAGGGGGAACGATGTGACATCCCTTGTCCACTTTAGTATGGTTAATTAGTGAGAATagtaagaagaagtttcatattAAACTAATCTAAATTTCCTCAACCTAAGCTAGTAGTGGCACTATTAGTAAATAAAACCATATGACGATGGGAAAATGGTAACTTCCACCATTGTATATATAAACCAAAATTGAAAAGAAACCTATCTTTCTCATTCATTCTTCTCACATCAAAACCCGAAAGTTAAGAAACATCAAGAGAAAAGGAAGAGAGGGGGGAGCTAGGGTATGGTAGTAGAAGAAAGGGGCGGTCAAATTTTTGCATGTGTGGCTTTGAACACCTTGAAGAAGAATCGAGGCTAAGTTGAACAAAACTTCAAGAATTCATCATCATCTTTAAGTTGAACAAAATCAGGTCTTTCTTTGAAAGGTGAGGTTCTATCCTTCTAGGTATTGTGCCTCATTTTTAAGTtgagttttttattaaaattaataaataaaaaaatttatctttttttgttattctttctttttcttgtattttattattgttttttttaggtATAGTGCAAGATTA includes these proteins:
- the LOC131617538 gene encoding mitochondrial glycine transporter-like yields the protein MCAGCFDRFLEDDVKSEEATPSMPKIVLVQAGGGVIAGATASCITTPLDTIKTRLQVVGHGKKISIKQVVKELISEDGWNFNAKKEG